One Thermostichus vulcanus str. 'Rupite' DNA segment encodes these proteins:
- a CDS encoding putative 2-dehydropantoate 2-reductase codes for MSLLPETRRYAVLGTGALGGFYGAKLQQAGFAVHFLLHSDYEHVRQKGLRVQSCWGDFHLPQVNAYSSVLDMPVCEGVIVALKATQNALLPQLIPPVLAENGVVILLQNGLGVEPEIAESVGAERVIGGLCFISSNKVGPGHIHHLDYGSVLLAQYGPDYAAQGITPRLEQVQADFQRAGIPTSLSPDLMMARWQKLVWNIPFNGLSVVFNADTQQMIADPDARALAETLMREVVEGAAACHRQIPDAVIGQMLTNTEKMAPYRTSMKIDYERKRPLELQAIFANPLRYAQQAGIHLPRIEMLYRQLQVLDRLNRGIPVSGWDQLKQEEG; via the coding sequence ATGTCCTTGCTGCCGGAAACCCGTCGTTATGCTGTGTTGGGTACAGGTGCTTTGGGAGGATTTTACGGGGCCAAACTGCAACAGGCAGGCTTTGCGGTCCATTTTCTGCTCCACAGCGACTACGAGCACGTTCGCCAAAAGGGGTTGCGGGTGCAGTCCTGTTGGGGGGATTTCCACCTGCCGCAGGTGAATGCCTATTCCTCCGTCCTGGATATGCCCGTTTGTGAAGGGGTGATCGTAGCTTTGAAAGCCACCCAAAATGCCCTCCTGCCGCAATTAATCCCGCCGGTATTGGCGGAGAATGGCGTGGTCATCCTATTGCAAAACGGGTTGGGGGTGGAACCTGAAATTGCCGAGTCTGTGGGTGCGGAACGGGTGATCGGGGGCTTGTGTTTCATCAGCTCCAACAAAGTTGGCCCCGGCCACATTCACCACTTGGACTATGGCTCAGTGCTGCTGGCCCAATATGGCCCCGACTATGCTGCCCAAGGGATCACCCCCCGCCTCGAACAAGTCCAAGCGGATTTTCAACGGGCGGGGATCCCGACATCCCTCTCCCCCGATTTGATGATGGCCCGCTGGCAAAAGTTGGTTTGGAACATTCCTTTCAACGGCCTATCGGTGGTCTTTAATGCCGATACTCAACAGATGATCGCGGATCCCGATGCCCGTGCTTTGGCGGAAACATTGATGAGGGAAGTGGTAGAGGGAGCGGCTGCCTGCCATCGCCAGATTCCCGATGCAGTGATCGGGCAAATGCTGACCAACACTGAAAAGATGGCTCCCTACCGCACCAGCATGAAAATCGACTACGAACGCAAACGCCCCCTGGAACTGCAAGCCATTTTTGCTAACCCCCTGCGCTATGCCCAACAAGCTGGGATCCACCTACCCCGCATCGAGATGCTGTATCGGCAGTTGCAGGTGTTGGATCGATTGAATCGAGGGATCCCTGTGTCTGGATGGGATCAGTTAAAGCAGGAGGAGGGTTGA
- the pyrR gene encoding bifunctional pyr operon transcriptional regulator/uracil phosphoribosyltransferase PyrR — MSKVEILNAEHLARLINRLASEIGADHPHLEQLALIGIRTRGVPLAYRLRDQLAARFGIPPQVGELDITFFRDDLGSGRLRTPDRSEMPRDLTGKEVVLVDDVIFRGRTIRAALEALNHFGRPERVRLAVLIDRGHRQFPIQPDYCGQQLPTEPKQIVRVHLQEVDGEEGVLLCAPDQESPR, encoded by the coding sequence ATGTCCAAAGTTGAGATCCTCAATGCAGAGCACTTGGCGAGGTTGATCAATCGGCTGGCCAGTGAGATTGGGGCGGATCATCCGCATTTGGAACAGCTGGCGTTGATCGGAATTCGCACCCGCGGGGTTCCTTTGGCCTATCGGTTGCGGGATCAGCTGGCGGCTCGGTTTGGGATCCCACCCCAGGTGGGGGAGTTAGACATTACCTTCTTTCGGGATGATTTGGGCAGTGGCAGGTTGCGCACCCCAGACCGGAGCGAGATGCCGCGGGACCTGACCGGCAAAGAGGTGGTACTGGTGGATGATGTCATTTTTCGAGGCCGTACGATTCGGGCAGCTTTGGAAGCCCTCAACCATTTCGGACGACCAGAGCGGGTGCGATTAGCAGTATTGATTGACCGGGGGCATCGGCAGTTTCCCATTCAACCGGATTACTGTGGCCAACAGTTGCCAACGGAGCCGAAGCAAATTGTGCGGGTGCATCTACAGGAAGTCGATGGGGAGGAAGGGGTGTTGCTGTGTGCTCCAGATCAGGAAAGCCCTCGCTAG